The following proteins come from a genomic window of Chelonia mydas isolate rCheMyd1 chromosome 15, rCheMyd1.pri.v2, whole genome shotgun sequence:
- the ADORA2A gene encoding adenosine receptor A2a, whose protein sequence is MLVYGNENFLSDVVYIILELVIAVLAILGNALVCWAVYLNSNLQNVTNYFVVSLAAADIAVGVLAIPFAITISTGFCAFFYGCLFIACFVLVLTQSSIFSLLAIAIDRIIAIRIPLRYNGLVTSSRAKGIIAICWVLSFIIGLTPMLGWNKCSKRESQDTNDSLSSNCSKSMVACLFETVVTMEYMVYYNFFACVLVPLLLMFGIYLKIFLAARRQLKQMENKMVHGERSRSTLQKEVHAAKSLAIIVGLFAVCWLPLHIINCFTLFCPDCARPPLWLMYLAIILSHANSVVNPLIYAYRIREFRLTFRKILRQHIVGKKQFKTGTASTRTSTYGGDGENASIRISEYALNIYANGELGAIHKDTDMQDLSKCNTDLEWHHNGNSLDMEINGHLPHSCKNGNLSDACRNMELLSEELIGIRVSYSELENSTLVAADIS, encoded by the exons ATGCTAGTATATGGGAATGAAAACTTCCTCTCGGATGTAGTTTACATCATCCTGGAACTGGTCATTGCAGTGCTGGCCATCTTGGGGAATGCCCTGGTCTGCTGGGCAGTCTATCTGAACAGCAACCTGCAAAACGTCACCAACTACTTTGTGGtgtccctggctgcagctgaCATTGCAGTGGGCGTGCTCGCGATCCCCTTTGCCATCACCATCAGCACTGGCTTCTGTGCCTTCTTCTATGGCTGCCTCTTCATCGCCTGCTTCGTCCTGGTTTTGACTCAGAGTTCCATCTTCAGTCTCCTGGCTATTGCCATTGACAGAATCATTGCTATCCGGATACCCCTCAG GTACAATGGTTTGGTGACCAGCTCGCGAGCCAAAGGTATCATTGCCATCTGCTGGGTCTTGTCCTTCATCATCGGCCTGACGCCCATGCTGGGCTGGAACAAATGCTCCAAGAGGGAATCTCAGGACACCAATGACTCCTTGTCCAGCAACTGCAGTAAAAGCATGGTAGCTTGTCTCTTCGAGACAGTGGTCACCATGGAGTACATGGTCTACTACAACTTCTTTGCCTGTGTGTTGGTGCCCCTCCTCCTCATGTTTGGCATCTACTTGAAAATCTTTCTGGCAGCCAGGCGGCAGCTCAAACAGATGGAGAACAAGATGGTACATGGGGAACGCTCACGCTCTACTTTGCAGAAGGAAGTCCATGCGGCCAAGTCTTTGGCCATCATTGTTGGGTTGTTTGCCGTTTGTTGGCTTCCACTCCACATAATAAACTGCTTCACACTCTTTTGCCCAGATTGTGCCCGTCCTCCCCTCTGGCTGATGTACCTGGCCATTATCCTGTCTCATGCCAACTCTGTAGTGAACCCATTGATTTATGCCTACCGGATCAGGGAATTCCGACTCACCTTCCGTAAAATTCTCAGGCAGCATATTGTAGGCAAGAAGCAGTTCAAGACTGGTACTGCCAGTACTAGGACTTCCACTTATGGTGGGGATGGAGAGAATGCCAGCATTAGGATCAGTGAATACGCCCTGAACATATACGCCAATGGGGAGTTGGGTGCTATCCACAAAGATACTGACATGCAGGACTTGAGTAAATGCAACACAGATTTGGAATGGCACCACAATGGGAATTCACTAGACATGGAGATAAATGGGCATCTCCCACATTCCTGCAAAAATGGGAACCTTTCAGATGCGTGCAGGAACATGGAGCTTCTTAGTGAAGAGCTAATTGGCATTCGTGTCTCTTACTCTGAACTGGAGAATTCAACCTTGGTGGCAGCTGACATTTCCTGA